Proteins from one Deltaproteobacteria bacterium genomic window:
- the murA gene encoding UDP-N-acetylglucosamine 1-carboxyvinyltransferase produces the protein MDKIIIDGGRRLHGKVKISGSKNAALPLMAASILSRGLNVFENVPDLMDIHTMARLLHGFGVEVKEKRGVLKIRADKIKKAEAPYDLVRTMRASVLVLGPLLGRLGHARVSLPGGCAIGARPINRHLKAFEEMGAKIRLEGGYVEAACPKLTGARIVFDDITVTGTENVMMAAVLAKGATVIENSAREPEVPELANYLNRMGARITGAGTDTITIEGVDELNGADYKIMPDRIEAGTFAIASAMTGGDVLVQGVAPEHISSLIAKLREAGGVITEEDHSIHVIGPREVKNVDVSTQPYPGFATDFQAQFTSMMCLARGTSLVSENIFENRFMHVAELNRMGANIKLDGNSAVVTGVEQLIGAPVMATDLRASACLILAGLMARGITEIHRVYHLDRGYEHIERKFRKLGARVKRGKVKY, from the coding sequence ATGGACAAAATAATCATCGACGGCGGACGCCGCCTTCACGGCAAGGTAAAAATTTCCGGCTCCAAAAACGCGGCCCTGCCGCTGATGGCCGCCTCCATCCTTTCGCGCGGCCTCAATGTCTTCGAAAATGTCCCCGACCTGATGGACATTCACACCATGGCCCGACTCCTTCACGGATTCGGCGTGGAGGTCAAGGAAAAACGGGGCGTGCTCAAAATCCGCGCCGACAAAATCAAAAAAGCCGAAGCCCCTTACGATCTGGTGCGCACCATGCGCGCCTCGGTTCTCGTTCTTGGCCCCCTTCTTGGCCGGCTTGGCCATGCGCGCGTCTCGCTCCCCGGCGGGTGCGCCATCGGGGCGCGGCCGATCAACCGGCACCTTAAGGCCTTCGAAGAAATGGGGGCGAAGATCCGCCTCGAAGGGGGTTATGTGGAGGCCGCCTGCCCCAAACTGACGGGGGCGCGGATTGTCTTTGATGACATCACCGTTACCGGAACCGAAAATGTGATGATGGCGGCGGTTTTAGCCAAAGGCGCCACGGTTATCGAAAACTCTGCGCGCGAACCGGAGGTGCCGGAGCTGGCTAATTACTTGAACCGGATGGGGGCGCGGATTACCGGCGCCGGGACTGATACGATTACCATCGAGGGGGTCGATGAACTCAACGGGGCAGACTACAAAATAATGCCCGACCGGATTGAGGCGGGCACCTTTGCCATTGCCTCCGCCATGACAGGGGGGGATGTGCTGGTGCAAGGGGTGGCGCCGGAGCATATCTCTTCCCTGATCGCCAAACTTCGCGAGGCGGGGGGGGTGATTACGGAGGAGGATCATTCCATTCATGTCATCGGTCCCCGCGAGGTCAAAAATGTGGATGTTTCCACCCAGCCTTACCCAGGCTTTGCCACCGATTTTCAGGCGCAGTTCACTTCCATGATGTGTCTGGCCCGCGGCACAAGCCTTGTCTCGGAGAATATCTTCGAAAACCGGTTCATGCATGTGGCGGAGCTCAACCGGATGGGGGCCAACATCAAACTGGATGGCAATTCGGCGGTGGTGACCGGCGTCGAACAGTTGATCGGCGCCCCGGTCATGGCCACCGACCTCCGGGCCTCCGCCTGCCTCATTCTGGCCGGCCTTATGGCCAGGGGGATCACCGAAATCCACCGTGTCTATCACCTCGACCGGGGTTACGAGCATATCGAACGGAAGTTCCGTAAATTGGGCGCCCGGGTCAAAAGGGGCAAAGTTAAGTATTGA
- the prmC gene encoding peptide chain release factor N(5)-glutamine methyltransferase, which yields MSSWTLISLLNWTTDYFTRRQIPTPRLDAEVLLAHLLNIERIQLYLQFERPMSEKELSDFKALVQRRVKGEPVSYIRGFKEFWSLSFAVGPGVMVPRPETEILVETVEGRRSKIEDGRSKIEILDVGTGSGNLAITLAKVFPNAKVTAIDVSEDALKYAKENAVANGVQSRIEFIKNDFFTIHDLRPSIFNLLVSNPPYIPTKTIETLPAGVRDYEPRIALDGGADGLDFYQKIGETAPRLLKPGGWLAVEIGEDQPRAVKEIFERAGLSDIEVVKDYAGLPRVVIAWTK from the coding sequence GTGTCATCTTGGACCCTCATCTCTCTGCTAAACTGGACCACCGACTATTTCACCCGGCGCCAAATCCCCACGCCGCGGCTGGATGCCGAGGTGCTTTTGGCCCATCTGCTCAATATTGAAAGGATCCAACTCTATCTCCAGTTCGAACGTCCGATGTCCGAAAAAGAATTGTCCGACTTCAAGGCGCTGGTCCAGCGACGGGTGAAGGGGGAGCCTGTTTCCTACATCCGCGGATTCAAGGAATTCTGGTCGCTGTCGTTTGCGGTTGGCCCCGGGGTGATGGTGCCGAGGCCGGAGACGGAAATTCTGGTTGAGACGGTTGAGGGTCGAAGGTCGAAGATCGAAGATGGAAGGTCGAAGATCGAGATATTAGATGTTGGTACCGGGAGCGGGAATCTTGCAATTACCCTGGCCAAAGTATTTCCCAATGCAAAAGTTACGGCTATTGATGTGTCGGAGGATGCCTTGAAGTACGCGAAAGAAAATGCTGTCGCCAACGGCGTTCAGTCCCGGATTGAATTTATCAAAAATGATTTTTTTACGATCCACGATCTTCGACCTTCCATCTTCAATCTTCTTGTCTCCAACCCCCCCTACATTCCCACCAAGACGATCGAGACCCTGCCGGCCGGGGTCCGCGATTACGAACCGCGAATCGCCCTGGACGGCGGGGCCGACGGCCTTGATTTTTACCAAAAGATCGGGGAAACTGCGCCGCGTCTCCTAAAACCGGGCGGTTGGCTTGCGGTGGAGATTGGCGAGGATCAACCGCGGGCGGTGAAAGAGATTTTTGAAAGGGCAGGGTTGTCGGACATCGAAGTGGTTAAGGATTATGCGGGATTGCCAAGGGTGGTGATTGCATGGACAAAATAA
- the prfA gene encoding peptide chain release factor 1 → MFTRLDQVEKKYKALHERMADPSLHANPAELQKLAREEAALRPVVETYRVYKRKKRDLEDNKKMLAEEKDAGLKEMAREEIERLEPELAQMATALKIQLLPKDPNDEKNIFLEIRAGTGGEEAGLFVSDLFRMYSRYAERRRWKVEIVSSNPTGLGGFKEMIVLISGDHVYSHLKHESGAHRVQRVPKTEAQGRIHTSAVTVAVMPEVEDVEVNVEDKDLRIDVFRSGGHGGQSVNTTDSAVRITHIPSGLVVVCQDEKSQHKNKAKALKVLKARLYDQMLTTQQDAEARQRKEQVGSGDRSEKIRTYNFPQSRVTDHRIGLTVYQLETVLDGRLDLILGPLQAHYQAEALKSGG, encoded by the coding sequence ATGTTCACACGACTCGACCAAGTCGAAAAAAAATACAAGGCGTTGCACGAGCGGATGGCCGACCCGTCCCTCCACGCCAACCCGGCGGAGCTTCAAAAACTGGCGCGGGAAGAGGCCGCCTTGCGCCCGGTGGTTGAAACCTACCGCGTCTATAAAAGGAAAAAGCGGGATCTCGAGGACAACAAAAAAATGCTGGCCGAAGAAAAAGATGCGGGATTAAAAGAGATGGCCCGGGAAGAAATTGAAAGGTTGGAACCGGAACTGGCCCAAATGGCTACCGCGCTTAAAATTCAGCTTCTTCCGAAGGACCCCAACGACGAAAAAAACATCTTTTTGGAAATTCGCGCCGGTACGGGAGGGGAAGAGGCGGGTCTTTTTGTCTCCGATCTGTTCCGCATGTACAGCCGGTACGCGGAACGCAGGAGGTGGAAAGTGGAGATTGTCTCCTCAAACCCGACAGGGCTCGGCGGCTTCAAGGAAATGATCGTCCTCATTTCGGGAGACCATGTTTATTCGCATCTCAAGCATGAAAGCGGTGCCCATCGTGTTCAACGGGTTCCCAAAACCGAGGCTCAAGGAAGGATTCACACCTCGGCGGTGACGGTGGCGGTGATGCCCGAGGTGGAGGATGTGGAGGTGAATGTGGAGGACAAGGATCTGCGGATCGATGTCTTCCGCTCCGGGGGCCATGGCGGGCAGAGTGTCAATACGACCGACTCCGCCGTACGCATCACGCATATTCCCTCCGGTCTGGTGGTGGTTTGCCAGGACGAAAAATCACAGCACAAAAACAAGGCAAAGGCGTTAAAAGTCCTCAAGGCCCGGTTGTACGATCAAATGCTGACGACTCAGCAGGATGCCGAAGCCAGGCAGAGAAAAGAACAGGTCGGGAGCGGCGACCGGAGCGAAAAAATCCGGACCTACAATTTTCCGCAAAGCCGGGTGACCGATCACCGGATCGGGTTGACCGTTTATCAACTCGAGACGGTTTTGGATGGCCGGCTCGACCTGATTCTGGGGCCCCTTCAGGCGCACTATCAGGCGGAGGCGCTTAAAAGCGGTGGATAG
- the rpmE gene encoding 50S ribosomal protein L31, which yields MREKIHPEYHDIKIVCSCGNVIETASTSKQIHVEICSACHPFFTGKQKLMDTAGRVERFQKKYAQREEILKKAKQKGPRTITIN from the coding sequence ATGAGAGAAAAAATTCATCCCGAATATCACGACATTAAAATTGTCTGTTCCTGCGGCAACGTCATCGAAACCGCCTCGACTTCCAAACAGATCCATGTGGAAATCTGCTCCGCCTGCCACCCCTTTTTCACCGGCAAGCAGAAATTGATGGACACCGCCGGCCGGGTTGAGCGTTTCCAGAAAAAGTATGCGCAACGCGAGGAAATTTTGAAGAAGGCCAAACAAAAGGGGCCGCGCACGATCACGATTAATTAG
- the radA gene encoding DNA repair protein RadA translates to MSKLKAKTVYACQSCGHQSPKWLGKCPDCNQWNSFVEEIFSKPAGTERGDFFTLTTETPVALSEISFENKKRLLSTIGELDRVLGGGVVPGSLVLIGGDPGIGKSTLVLQALDRLVQNGVSVLYATGEESKEQIKIRADRLGISSRVMVIAENSLDRIIEQVKTLKPQMLVVDSIQTVYLSDLESAPGSVSQVRESAGKLLFLSKSTGLSTILVGHVTKEGALAGPRILEHMVDCVLYFEGDANQHYRVLRTIKNRYGSTNEIGVFEMTQAGLQEVENPSSLFLSNTAEKVAGSAVTASLEGLRPLLVEIQALVSGSVLPNPRRTTLGVDPGRVAILVAVLEKVVGLNLYGQDIYVSAAGGFKVVEPAADLAILAALVSSFKNRPFPKETLVIGEVGLCGEVRGVHGTEIRLKEAEKMGFKRCILPKTKKISGVPSHMEMIYVQSPEQALEALF, encoded by the coding sequence ATGTCCAAGCTTAAGGCCAAAACCGTCTATGCCTGCCAGTCCTGCGGTCACCAATCCCCCAAGTGGCTGGGTAAATGCCCCGACTGCAACCAGTGGAATTCTTTTGTCGAGGAGATCTTCAGCAAACCGGCCGGCACGGAACGGGGCGATTTTTTCACCCTCACGACCGAAACACCGGTGGCACTGTCCGAGATTTCCTTCGAAAACAAGAAGAGGCTTCTCTCAACCATCGGTGAACTCGACCGGGTTCTGGGGGGCGGCGTTGTTCCCGGTTCGCTTGTCCTGATCGGCGGCGATCCTGGTATCGGCAAATCGACGCTGGTTCTCCAGGCGCTTGATCGTCTGGTGCAAAACGGCGTCAGTGTCCTCTACGCCACCGGCGAAGAGTCAAAAGAGCAGATCAAAATCCGCGCCGACAGGCTCGGTATTTCTTCGCGCGTCATGGTCATTGCCGAAAACTCACTGGACCGGATTATCGAGCAGGTCAAGACGCTGAAACCCCAGATGCTGGTCGTCGATTCCATCCAAACCGTCTATCTTTCCGATCTCGAATCGGCCCCCGGTTCGGTCTCGCAGGTGCGCGAGTCGGCCGGGAAACTCCTTTTTTTGTCCAAATCAACCGGTCTTTCAACGATACTTGTCGGTCACGTGACCAAGGAAGGAGCGCTGGCGGGGCCGCGGATTCTGGAGCATATGGTCGACTGCGTCCTCTATTTTGAAGGGGATGCCAATCAGCACTACCGGGTTCTGCGCACCATTAAAAATCGGTATGGTTCCACCAACGAGATCGGTGTTTTTGAGATGACGCAAGCGGGACTTCAAGAGGTGGAAAATCCCTCCAGTCTTTTTCTCTCCAATACGGCGGAAAAAGTTGCCGGTTCCGCCGTTACCGCATCGCTCGAAGGTCTACGCCCGCTGTTGGTCGAAATTCAGGCGCTCGTTTCCGGATCGGTTCTCCCCAATCCGCGCCGGACCACTTTGGGGGTCGACCCGGGACGGGTGGCGATTCTTGTTGCTGTTCTCGAAAAAGTGGTCGGCTTGAACCTCTACGGACAGGATATCTATGTGAGCGCGGCCGGCGGTTTTAAGGTGGTGGAACCGGCGGCCGACCTGGCCATCTTGGCGGCGCTGGTATCGAGCTTTAAAAACCGCCCCTTTCCCAAAGAGACCTTAGTTATCGGCGAGGTGGGGCTCTGCGGCGAGGTGCGGGGGGTGCATGGCACGGAAATCCGCCTGAAAGAGGCTGAAAAAATGGGGTTCAAAAGGTGTATCCTTCCGAAAACAAAGAAGATTTCAGGTGTCCCTTCCCACATGGAAATGATCTACGTACAATCCCCGGAACAGGCGCTGGAGGCGTTGTTTTAG
- a CDS encoding (2Fe-2S)-binding protein, translated as MPKVHFVTDNLVVEVPKGAKIPDVVDASGASLPFGCRMGSCGTCRCIIVEGMENLNPRTEEEEELFETLTSVGAAERLGCQLVVRGDVKIRS; from the coding sequence ATGCCCAAAGTCCATTTCGTGACCGATAATCTGGTGGTCGAAGTCCCCAAGGGGGCCAAAATTCCCGATGTGGTGGATGCCTCTGGGGCGAGTCTCCCCTTCGGGTGCCGGATGGGGAGTTGCGGGACCTGCCGGTGCATTATTGTCGAAGGGATGGAGAACTTGAATCCAAGGACGGAGGAGGAAGAAGAATTGTTCGAGACATTGACCTCCGTCGGCGCCGCCGAGCGCCTCGGATGCCAATTGGTTGTCCGGGGGGATGTGAAGATTAGGAGTTGA
- a CDS encoding HIT domain-containing protein: MKTDPNCIFCKIARGEIPAQKVFEDDRFVAFLDIRPQATGHCQLIPKEHHVWVWDLPAGRQVSPNIGAYMEAAQKVAHAQRKAFGTEMIVSHIIGDEVPHAHIWLVPQRHTKNRNLKGEAVAKVIRENMTGTIILE, encoded by the coding sequence ATGAAAACCGACCCGAACTGTATTTTTTGCAAGATCGCCAGGGGAGAAATTCCCGCGCAGAAAGTTTTTGAAGATGACCGCTTTGTCGCCTTTCTGGACATCCGCCCGCAGGCAACCGGCCACTGTCAGCTTATTCCGAAGGAACACCATGTCTGGGTCTGGGACCTGCCTGCCGGCAGGCAGGTGTCCCCCAACATCGGCGCCTACATGGAGGCGGCGCAAAAGGTGGCCCATGCGCAGAGAAAAGCCTTCGGCACGGAGATGATTGTCAGCCATATCATCGGCGACGAGGTGCCTCATGCCCACATCTGGCTGGTTCCACAGAGGCACACCAAAAACCGGAACTTAAAAGGGGAAGCAGTGGCAAAGGTGATCAGAGAAAATATGACAGGGACGATTATTTTGGAGTGA
- a CDS encoding L,D-transpeptidase family protein, which produces MRRIRHVTFLFYFFASCPLWAAQFDPPSNIQRLNKAVQVYEGLSKKGPWPEIPKGEKIEPLAEDERIPLIRKRLEAEGYIKKSSDEKIYDDKLLEVVKLYQIRNGMEPDGVIGKGTVATMNVPVEKRVCQLKINRLRFTSLAATTQAGAEGTASSAVPTRYIRVNVPDFHLHVVKDDEPVLASRVIAGRRDRKTPIFNDEITHLVVNPAWYVPRSIAVKDKLPTLQKDPDYLERMGMRLYGKSPEGETIEVDPGTVDWTTVTPNDFDYRIVQKPGAGNALGTVKFLFPNKYDVYLHDTSDRHLFRRDSRSFSSGCVRVENYMELAEYVLKDTPDWDREKIESAIDSGIQRRIDLTVPFPIHIVYVTAWVDEDGTVQFRNDVYGYDSPLAKTACSELP; this is translated from the coding sequence ATGCGGCGTATCCGGCATGTCACTTTTTTATTTTACTTTTTCGCATCCTGTCCGCTCTGGGCGGCCCAGTTTGATCCCCCTTCCAACATCCAGCGGCTGAATAAAGCCGTTCAAGTATACGAGGGACTGTCCAAAAAAGGCCCCTGGCCGGAAATCCCCAAGGGCGAAAAAATTGAACCCTTGGCGGAGGATGAACGGATTCCTCTCATCCGCAAGCGCCTCGAGGCGGAAGGATACATCAAAAAAAGCTCCGACGAAAAAATCTACGACGATAAACTGCTGGAAGTCGTCAAGCTTTATCAAATTCGCAACGGGATGGAACCCGACGGGGTGATCGGCAAGGGGACGGTGGCCACCATGAATGTGCCGGTTGAAAAAAGGGTCTGCCAGCTCAAGATCAACCGGTTGCGCTTTACGTCCCTTGCCGCCACGACCCAGGCAGGTGCGGAAGGAACGGCATCTTCCGCAGTTCCCACCCGGTATATCCGGGTCAATGTTCCCGACTTTCATCTGCATGTCGTGAAGGATGATGAACCGGTCCTTGCCTCCAGGGTCATTGCGGGGCGGCGCGACCGCAAGACCCCCATCTTTAACGATGAGATCACCCATCTGGTGGTCAATCCCGCCTGGTATGTCCCCCGGAGCATCGCGGTGAAAGACAAACTCCCCACCCTTCAGAAAGACCCCGATTATCTTGAAAGAATGGGGATGAGGCTTTATGGAAAATCGCCCGAAGGGGAAACCATCGAGGTCGATCCGGGAACGGTCGACTGGACCACCGTGACGCCAAACGATTTTGACTACCGGATCGTCCAAAAACCGGGCGCAGGAAACGCCCTGGGGACCGTCAAGTTTCTTTTTCCCAACAAGTACGATGTCTATCTGCACGACACCTCCGACCGCCATTTGTTCCGGAGGGACAGCCGCTCTTTCAGCTCCGGATGCGTCCGGGTGGAAAATTATATGGAACTCGCCGAATATGTCTTAAAGGACACGCCCGACTGGGACCGCGAAAAAATCGAGTCTGCGATCGACAGCGGCATCCAGCGAAGGATCGATCTCACGGTACCCTTTCCCATTCACATTGTTTACGTGACCGCATGGGTGGATGAAGACGGGACGGTGCAGTTTCGGAATGATGTCTATGGGTATGATTCCCCACTGGCTAAAACGGCCTGTTCCGAATTGCCGTAA
- a CDS encoding BolA family transcriptional regulator: MTLQEKIEAKIIERLKPHHLEVINESPMHSVPFGAELHFKVVAVSTAFEGKTPVQRHRMINDLLADELKEQIHALTMRTFTPDEWAKKEGNRESPPCLGGSKAD, encoded by the coding sequence ATGACTCTTCAAGAAAAAATCGAGGCAAAGATAATCGAGCGGCTTAAGCCCCACCACCTCGAGGTTATCAACGAAAGCCCCATGCACTCCGTTCCGTTTGGCGCGGAGTTGCATTTTAAGGTGGTGGCGGTATCAACGGCCTTCGAGGGCAAAACGCCCGTCCAGAGGCACCGGATGATCAACGATCTGCTGGCTGACGAACTCAAAGAACAAATTCACGCCCTGACCATGCGGACATTCACCCCCGACGAATGGGCGAAAAAAGAAGGGAACAGGGAATCCCCTCCCTGTCTTGGAGGCTCAAAGGCGGATTAA
- a CDS encoding acyl-CoA/acyl-ACP dehydrogenase encodes MDIQLLRQELNKLLREKLEPVVELSDLNSEFPLEVYKEVARAGFGGVYLPEEYGGGGSLEGLMAVMEEMSKFSPGFALSAMASFQLFGYNIARLGTKDQKEKYLRGLMNEAKVGCWALTEPDVGSDAIHIKTTAKKEGNNYVLNGSKTFITNAPIADYFIIIANSGGGATGGGTGFNSGSAFVLEKGMKGLSVGKPFLKHGHRCSPTGQIFLDQVKVSKDCFLGSEGSAFADMKHSLELERFLVGPMVCGMLETLIEKSVAYAYGRQQFGQPILSFQLIQEKIARMRMHLEMIRSAVERGVALMEAGKSATNLATALKLYAGRAAVEMASESMQIHGGNGYMHEYRVEMFMRDAKLLEIGGGTNEMMIQILAKNTAKEIGKKSGLGTL; translated from the coding sequence ATGGACATTCAACTTCTGCGGCAGGAATTGAACAAACTGCTCCGCGAAAAGCTGGAGCCGGTGGTGGAATTGTCCGATCTGAATTCGGAATTTCCGCTGGAGGTCTACAAAGAAGTCGCGCGCGCCGGATTTGGCGGGGTCTACCTGCCGGAAGAATACGGCGGCGGGGGGAGCCTTGAGGGTCTGATGGCCGTGATGGAAGAGATGAGCAAATTCTCCCCCGGCTTTGCCCTCTCCGCCATGGCCAGCTTTCAGCTCTTCGGCTACAACATCGCCCGGCTGGGGACAAAGGACCAGAAGGAAAAGTATCTGCGGGGGCTGATGAATGAGGCCAAAGTCGGCTGTTGGGCGCTCACCGAGCCGGATGTGGGAAGCGACGCCATTCACATCAAAACAACGGCCAAAAAAGAGGGGAATAATTACGTCTTGAACGGCTCCAAAACCTTCATCACCAACGCCCCGATCGCCGACTACTTCATCATCATTGCCAACTCCGGTGGCGGCGCCACTGGCGGCGGCACGGGGTTCAATTCCGGCTCCGCCTTCGTTCTGGAAAAAGGGATGAAGGGGCTCTCGGTCGGCAAACCGTTTCTCAAACATGGCCACCGGTGCTCGCCGACCGGACAGATATTTCTCGACCAGGTAAAAGTCTCCAAAGATTGTTTCCTCGGCAGTGAGGGATCGGCCTTTGCCGACATGAAGCACTCGCTGGAACTGGAGCGGTTTCTGGTCGGTCCCATGGTCTGCGGGATGCTGGAGACGCTCATCGAAAAAAGCGTCGCCTATGCCTACGGCCGACAGCAGTTCGGCCAGCCGATCCTTTCGTTTCAGCTGATTCAGGAAAAAATCGCCCGGATGCGAATGCACCTGGAAATGATCCGCTCTGCCGTCGAGCGCGGTGTGGCGCTGATGGAGGCGGGCAAATCCGCAACCAACCTGGCCACGGCGCTCAAGCTCTACGCCGGCCGGGCGGCGGTGGAGATGGCCAGCGAATCGATGCAGATCCATGGCGGGAACGGCTATATGCACGAATACCGGGTGGAGATGTTCATGCGTGACGCCAAACTTCTGGAGATCGGCGGCGGGACCAACGAGATGATGATCCAGATTCTGGCAAAAAACACGGCAAAGGAAATAGGCAAAAAATCCGGACTGGGAACTCTGTGA
- a CDS encoding methyltransferase domain-containing protein, translating to MKRYLTFWKAALTKPLITGAVVPSSKKLCIKMLEHAHLGEADCVVELGPGTGALTRRIVPQLKQNAVFLCIDSNPVMVKFLKKEIDRGKIIHDGAEQLKKYIDEAGIPADVIFSSLPFSTLPRAKSEKILEAIQRSLGPKGKLILYQYMHAAWHTKARLLVAALKAHFREVKMKKVFGNIPPAFVFTCLKST from the coding sequence ATGAAGCGTTATTTGACTTTCTGGAAGGCCGCGCTCACAAAACCGCTCATCACCGGCGCGGTGGTCCCCAGCTCAAAAAAACTCTGCATCAAAATGCTGGAGCATGCCCATTTGGGCGAGGCCGATTGCGTGGTGGAGTTGGGGCCGGGGACAGGGGCCTTGACCCGCCGGATCGTTCCGCAACTCAAGCAAAACGCCGTTTTTCTCTGCATCGACAGCAATCCGGTGATGGTGAAGTTCTTGAAAAAAGAGATCGACCGTGGAAAAATCATCCACGACGGGGCGGAGCAGTTAAAAAAATATATTGACGAGGCGGGGATCCCCGCCGACGTGATTTTTTCCAGCCTTCCTTTTTCCACTCTTCCCAGGGCAAAATCCGAAAAAATCCTGGAGGCGATCCAGCGCTCACTCGGACCAAAAGGGAAGCTGATCCTCTACCAGTACATGCACGCCGCCTGGCACACCAAAGCCCGTCTCCTGGTGGCGGCGCTTAAGGCGCATTTTCGGGAGGTAAAAATGAAAAAGGTCTTCGGCAACATCCCGCCGGCGTTTGTGTTCACCTGTTTGAAGTCAACGTAA
- a CDS encoding 3-deoxy-7-phosphoheptulonate synthase, translated as MIELKKLINVNITGSRRLITPKAITELVPASKTALANVLKSRQVIENILDEKDPRLFFVIGPCSIHDPKAALEYAEKLKKLSDRVADRFFMIMRVYFEKPRTTTGWKGLINDPNLDDSFHIEEGLKLARRLLLQFTELGLAAGTEALDPITPQYLAEFITWAAIGARTAESQTHRELASGLSMPVGFKNGTDGSIQTAVNALKAATTSHHFLGIDAEGKICKFSTRGNKYCHIVLRGGGGRPNYDRPSISACEAALDKNGLRKKIVVDYSHDNSNKDHRLQPKVLADCVDQIREGNKSICGFMMESNLFEGNQPIPNDLKQLKYGVSVTDQCLSWATTEKVILEAYEKLR; from the coding sequence ATGATCGAACTGAAAAAACTCATTAACGTCAACATCACCGGTAGCCGGCGGCTCATTACCCCCAAGGCGATCACGGAACTCGTGCCTGCATCGAAGACGGCGCTTGCCAACGTGCTCAAGAGCCGGCAGGTCATTGAAAATATCCTCGACGAAAAAGACCCCCGCCTCTTTTTCGTCATCGGCCCCTGCTCCATCCACGACCCGAAGGCGGCGCTGGAATATGCCGAAAAGTTGAAAAAACTCTCCGACCGCGTGGCCGACCGGTTTTTCATGATCATGCGGGTCTATTTTGAAAAACCGCGCACCACCACCGGATGGAAGGGCCTGATCAACGATCCCAACCTCGACGATTCGTTCCACATCGAGGAGGGGTTAAAACTGGCGCGGAGGCTCCTTTTGCAATTTACCGAACTGGGGCTGGCCGCCGGCACCGAGGCGCTCGATCCCATCACCCCGCAGTATCTGGCGGAATTCATCACCTGGGCGGCCATTGGGGCGCGCACCGCGGAATCACAGACCCACCGCGAATTGGCCAGCGGTCTCTCGATGCCGGTCGGTTTCAAAAACGGGACCGACGGGAGCATTCAGACCGCCGTCAATGCCCTTAAGGCGGCGACCACCTCACACCATTTTTTGGGAATCGACGCGGAGGGAAAAATCTGCAAGTTTTCCACCCGCGGCAACAAATACTGCCACATCGTTCTTCGCGGCGGCGGCGGAAGACCCAATTACGACAGGCCCAGTATTTCGGCTTGCGAGGCGGCGCTGGATAAAAACGGCTTGCGCAAAAAAATAGTCGTCGATTACTCGCACGACAACTCCAACAAAGACCACCGCCTTCAGCCCAAAGTGCTCGCCGATTGCGTGGATCAGATCCGCGAGGGGAACAAATCGATCTGCGGCTTCATGATGGAGTCCAACCTCTTCGAGGGGAATCAGCCGATTCCCAACGACTTGAAGCAGTTGAAATACGGTGTATCCGTTACGGATCAATGCCTTTCCTGGGCAACCACCGAAAAAGTGATCCTGGAGGCATATGAGAAATTACGTTGA